A stretch of Henckelia pumila isolate YLH828 chromosome 4, ASM3356847v2, whole genome shotgun sequence DNA encodes these proteins:
- the LOC140864813 gene encoding zinc-finger homeodomain protein 6-like encodes MERRGQARDNMLGIQSSMSYSIPPPTSQESPVKLPLAPLVATSADRRGNAAAVPTRRGSSIFSPTQILDNQNHPPPHLRHQGSTPPQLGQNEPNPDPDPAPTAAATAAGSSNPKAQAPAQPRVSPPPPPPPPPAAIAEAGAANCSNTSTSSIIFRECLKNHAAGIGGHIVDGCGEFMASGEEGTPEAMRCAACDCHRNFHRKEVEGEPPPQQPYLYYPYNPNSGTTTIHRPNPLLHHLNSTPRGHHQNHHKQPTMVNFGGNPGGGAAAESSSEDLNMFHSGSGGHASMQPSISGSKKRSRTKFSQEQKDRMHEFAEKLDWRIQKQDDSQIQQFCTEVGVKRQGFKVWMHNNKQAMKKKQI; translated from the coding sequence ATGGAACGCAGAGGCCAAGCAAGGGATAATATGCTAGGGATTCAGAGCTCCATGAGCTATAGTATTCCTCCGCCGACGTCGCAAGAATCTCCGGTGAAGCTGCCTCTTGCTCCGCTGGTCGCCACCTCGGCTGACAGGAGAGGGAATGCGGCGGCGGTTCCCACCCGCCGCGGGAGTTCCATTTTCAGCCCTACCCAAATCTTGGATAACCAGAATCATCCTCCGCCGCACCTCCGCCACCAggggtcgacccctcctcagcTGGGGCAGAATGAGCCCAACCCAGATCCAGATCCGGCTCCCACAGCCGCCGCAACCGCTGCTGGATCATCGAATCCGAAGGCTCAGGCGCCAGCTCAACCACGAGTGTCCCCGCCGCCTCCGCCGCCACCACCACCAGCTGCGATAGCGGAGGCCGGAGCTGCTAATTGTAGCAACACCAGTACTTCCTCGATTATATTCAGAGAATGCCTCAAGAATCACGCGGCGGGCATCGGCGGACATATAGTGGACGGATGCGGCGAATTCATGGCCAGCGGAGAAGAGGGCACCCCTGAAGCGATGAGATGCGCCGCCTGTGACTGCCACCGCAATTTCCACCGGAAAGAAGTCGAAGGCGAGCCGCCGCCGCAGCAACCCTATCTCTACTACCCTTACAACCCCAACTCCGGCACCACCACCATCCACCGCCCCAACCCACTACTCCACCACCTCAACAGCACCCCACGCGGCCACCACCAGAATCATCACAAACAGCCCACCATGGTGAACTTCGGGGGCAACCCGGGAGGCGGCGCGGCGGCGGAGTCATCTAGCGAGGATCTGAACATGTTCCATTCCGGCAGCGGCGGACATGCATCGATGCAGCCGTCGATCTCAGGGTCCAAGAAGAGGTCCCGCACGAAATTCAGCCAAGAACAGAAGGATCGAATGCATGAATTCGCGGAGAAGCTGGATTGGAGAATCCAGAAACAAGATGATTCACAAATCCAACAATTTTGCACCGAAGTTGGGGTGAAGAGGCAAGGTTTCAAAGTGTGGATGCACAACAACAAACAAGCCATGAAAAAGAAACAAATCTAA